One window of Phycisphaeraceae bacterium genomic DNA carries:
- a CDS encoding efflux RND transporter periplasmic adaptor subunit, producing MNHARTERWRLARAAALAGIAAIGIAACGKKPSASAGAAPPPTVSVETVTPVTVPGNYEFIAQTAASRTVEIRARVQGFLLKRHFEEGGKVKEGDLLFTIDPRSFEADLQIARAQLAQAKAALALAESNLVRVKEGVEKGGIAQADLDRAQAQRDQAVAEVKLSEAKVTNAELELSYTKILSPVSGTIGQAERQEGALVDSGQNSLLATSQQVDPIYVNFNVSERDVLRWRSDVASGRIKLISDKHLPTQITLSDGTVFESTGTINFVDVKVDPNTGTAMIRAEFPNPEARVMPGQYVKLKILGVERPNVLTVPQQAVLNTPNGTFVLVVDSDGKAERRPVTLGDWLGSDWTVEFGLKPGERVIVDNIQKVQPGMEVRVAENVATPGEAAAANPANPKVAAPAPKK from the coding sequence ATGAATCATGCCAGAACGGAGAGGTGGCGGCTTGCGCGAGCGGCGGCGCTGGCCGGAATTGCGGCGATCGGAATCGCTGCCTGCGGCAAGAAGCCTTCGGCGAGCGCGGGCGCGGCGCCCCCACCGACGGTGTCGGTCGAGACCGTGACGCCGGTGACCGTGCCGGGGAACTACGAGTTCATCGCGCAGACGGCGGCGTCGAGGACGGTCGAGATCCGGGCGCGGGTGCAGGGCTTCTTGCTCAAGAGGCACTTTGAAGAAGGCGGGAAGGTGAAGGAGGGCGATCTGCTCTTCACGATCGACCCGCGGAGCTTCGAGGCGGATCTGCAGATCGCGCGGGCGCAGCTTGCTCAGGCGAAGGCGGCGCTCGCGCTCGCCGAGTCGAACCTGGTGCGCGTCAAGGAGGGCGTGGAGAAGGGCGGCATCGCGCAGGCGGACCTGGACCGCGCGCAGGCGCAGCGCGATCAGGCGGTTGCGGAGGTGAAGCTTTCGGAAGCGAAGGTGACGAACGCGGAGCTCGAGCTGAGTTACACGAAGATTCTTTCGCCGGTGTCGGGAACAATCGGGCAGGCGGAAAGGCAGGAGGGTGCGCTCGTCGATTCCGGGCAGAACAGCCTGCTCGCGACGAGCCAGCAGGTGGACCCGATCTACGTGAACTTCAACGTGAGCGAGCGCGACGTCCTCAGGTGGCGGAGCGACGTGGCGAGCGGGCGGATCAAACTGATCAGCGACAAGCACCTGCCGACGCAGATCACGCTCTCGGATGGGACGGTCTTCGAATCGACGGGCACGATCAACTTCGTGGATGTCAAGGTGGACCCGAACACGGGAACGGCGATGATCCGTGCGGAGTTTCCGAACCCTGAGGCGCGTGTGATGCCCGGGCAGTATGTGAAGTTGAAGATTCTCGGGGTGGAGAGGCCCAACGTGCTGACTGTGCCGCAGCAGGCGGTGCTCAACACGCCGAACGGGACGTTCGTGCTTGTGGTGGATTCGGACGGGAAAGCGGAGCGTCGCCCGGTGACTTTGGGAGATTGGCTTGGATCCGACTGGACGGTCGAGTTCGGGCTCAAGCCGGGCGAGCGGGTGATTGTCGACAACATTCAGAAAGTGCAGCCGGGGATGGAAGTGAGAGTTGCGGAGAACGTGGCGACGCCGGGGGAGGCGGCGGCAGCCAACCCGGCGAATCCAAAGGTCGCGGCACCCGCACCGAAGAAGTGA
- a CDS encoding HDOD domain-containing protein translates to MADSGNHIVGGRESEQARMILRQVQSLPPLAPVASRLLALQDSAKVDLAEIASLVETDPVLSGRILGLCRKADRGVAEKITSVRRAVVLVGIGAVRGAVLGASAFGAFGVDGDKAEGAFDRAGFWKYCVCVACTAEMLASSNRAALRIAPEEAFVAGLLHAIGKLVLDHALPKAYGKVIELARHECEPSATIERRVLGVDYHRAGKELADFWNLPAALAEVMLLHATPFEELPESENKAMVGLISGSAAFVQTLGLGWSGDFALPPKIPILLPAANIRPPEMAEFGDRLLRAVSDRLSALGLSSVGPAGLAIESIMEATRENRTLLRTVRDLSFAIRGQLAPDQAPVSPEARMLAEAGKRAKQNLSIVTSKTQLLAMRLHDARDRAAAAAIVEASRELESILESAVRGTGGSFHETAINSVAPHQ, encoded by the coding sequence ATGGCGGATTCCGGCAACCACATCGTCGGCGGGCGCGAATCCGAACAGGCTCGGATGATTCTCCGTCAGGTTCAGAGTCTTCCGCCGCTCGCGCCGGTTGCAAGCCGGTTGCTTGCCCTCCAGGACAGCGCGAAAGTGGACCTCGCGGAGATTGCGAGCCTTGTCGAGACCGATCCCGTGCTTTCGGGTCGGATTCTGGGGCTTTGCCGCAAAGCAGACAGGGGCGTCGCGGAAAAGATCACGTCGGTGCGTCGGGCGGTCGTGCTGGTCGGGATCGGCGCTGTTCGCGGCGCCGTGCTCGGCGCGAGCGCCTTTGGAGCCTTTGGCGTCGACGGCGACAAAGCCGAGGGCGCATTCGATCGTGCCGGATTCTGGAAGTACTGCGTGTGCGTGGCGTGCACGGCCGAAATGCTCGCATCGAGCAACCGCGCGGCGCTGCGGATCGCGCCCGAGGAAGCGTTTGTTGCCGGGCTGCTCCACGCGATCGGCAAGCTCGTTCTGGATCACGCGCTGCCCAAGGCGTACGGGAAAGTGATCGAGCTCGCCCGTCATGAATGCGAACCGAGTGCGACGATCGAACGCCGCGTTCTCGGAGTGGACTATCACCGCGCCGGGAAGGAACTGGCAGATTTCTGGAATCTCCCGGCGGCCCTGGCTGAGGTCATGCTCCTCCACGCGACGCCCTTCGAAGAGCTTCCGGAGTCGGAAAACAAGGCGATGGTGGGGCTCATCTCGGGAAGCGCCGCGTTCGTTCAAACGCTGGGGCTTGGATGGAGCGGCGATTTCGCTCTTCCGCCAAAGATCCCGATTCTGCTCCCCGCGGCCAATATCCGGCCGCCGGAAATGGCGGAGTTCGGCGATCGTCTCCTGCGTGCCGTAAGCGATCGCCTCAGCGCGCTCGGGCTCTCGTCTGTCGGCCCCGCAGGTCTCGCGATCGAGTCGATCATGGAAGCCACGCGCGAAAACCGCACTCTTCTTCGGACCGTTCGGGATCTTTCGTTCGCCATCCGCGGGCAACTTGCGCCGGACCAAGCGCCCGTCTCTCCGGAAGCACGCATGCTGGCCGAAGCCGGAAAGCGTGCCAAGCAGAATCTCTCGATCGTGACGTCCAAGACGCAGCTCCTGGCGATGAGGCTGCACGACGCTCGCGACCGGGCTGCTGCGGCGGCGATCGTCGAAGCATCGCGGGAACTTGAATCAATTCTCGAATCTGCCGTGCGTGGAACGGGCGGGTCGTTCCATGAAACTGCGATCAACTCGGTCGCTCCGCACCAGTGA
- a CDS encoding multidrug efflux RND transporter permease subunit, protein MFAKFFIDRPVFATVVSLLITLLGVVAIRSLPIAQFPEIVPPSVVISATYPGASAETVAQSVAAPIEQQLSGARHLIYYQSQSGNDGVLKITATFEIGSDQDLAAVEVQNRLAIAQPRLPQEVVRQGITVTKTSTSLLAVVALRAEDGEYDDVYLSNYATINLLDAIKRVPGVGDATIFGGKDYAMRVWVDPDRLAQKAFTVTDLATAIRDQNAVFPAGRIGQRPGPADQQLTLPVLTRGRLENPEDYESIILRANPDGSMLRLKDVAKVELGSQTYDLFGRLDGKATTLILIYLQTGANALSTYEAVEATMRDAQRSFPKGVEWLIPYDTVQFIRASMESVVHTLFEAGILVILVVFIFLQNWRATIIPLVAVPVAIIGTFAGMLALGFTINSLTLFGMVLAIGIVVDDAIVVVENVERIMHDEQLPVREATIKAMEQVTGPVVAIVLVLSAVFLPVAFLGGLTGELYRQFAVTIAVSVAISGLVALTLSPAMCRLLLKPGHGNKFVLFRWFNKAFDGLTHAYSSTVKLSIRLAVVTLLIFGGLLFVTYRLFQTVPGGFIPDEDQGYIIVAMILPDGASIDRTDKLASEVESFLKQDPNVAHTVMLGGFDFLAGGINSTNTGILFARLKPWAERTRPDQSAKALIGKVYGHFASNREGVVLPFNPPAIQGLGQRAGFEFQLQARGAGDVRDLAAVEQQFMAAAAKRPEITGLNATLRVNTPQLFVDLDRDKAKMLGLSLTDIFNSLQAYLGALYINDFDKFGRIWRVQLQAEPQFRKSPQSITEIYVRNATGGIVPLSEVISLKLQSGPNTVARFNGFPSVQITGAPGAGFSTGDSMRAMREVAAEVLPPGYGYEWSGASFQEIKAGNQAPIVVGFGLIVVFLVLAAQYEKWSLPFAVLLAVPIGVFGALVAVWLRNFPNDIYFQIGLLTLVGLAAKNAILIVEFCAMERAAGKPLIEAAVNAARLRFRPIIMTSLAFILGVVPLAIARGAGAAGRQSIGTGVLGGMIAATFLAIFFVPVFFVIIQAAAEKLFEKHGRAKGGIAPSSAPSSVPSPTSH, encoded by the coding sequence ATGTTCGCCAAGTTTTTCATCGATCGGCCGGTGTTCGCGACGGTGGTCTCGCTTTTGATTACGCTTCTTGGCGTGGTGGCGATCCGGAGCCTGCCGATCGCGCAGTTTCCGGAGATCGTGCCGCCGAGCGTGGTGATCAGCGCGACGTATCCGGGCGCGAGCGCGGAGACGGTGGCGCAGTCGGTGGCGGCGCCGATCGAGCAGCAGTTGTCGGGTGCGCGGCACCTGATCTACTACCAGAGCCAGTCGGGCAACGACGGCGTCTTGAAGATCACGGCGACGTTTGAGATCGGATCGGATCAGGATCTGGCGGCGGTCGAGGTACAGAACCGGTTGGCGATCGCGCAGCCCCGGCTGCCGCAGGAGGTGGTGAGGCAGGGCATTACGGTCACGAAGACATCGACGAGCTTGCTCGCCGTTGTCGCGCTGCGCGCCGAGGACGGCGAGTACGACGATGTGTATCTGTCGAACTACGCGACGATCAATCTGCTCGATGCGATCAAGCGCGTGCCGGGCGTGGGCGACGCGACGATTTTCGGAGGCAAGGACTACGCGATGCGCGTGTGGGTCGATCCGGACCGGTTGGCGCAGAAGGCGTTTACGGTAACGGACCTCGCGACAGCGATCCGCGATCAGAACGCTGTGTTTCCTGCGGGACGCATCGGCCAGAGGCCCGGGCCGGCCGATCAGCAGTTGACGCTGCCGGTGTTGACACGCGGGCGGCTCGAGAACCCGGAGGACTACGAGAGCATCATTTTGCGCGCGAACCCCGACGGCTCGATGCTGCGGCTGAAGGACGTGGCGAAGGTCGAGCTCGGGAGCCAGACGTACGACCTGTTCGGTCGGCTCGACGGGAAAGCGACGACGCTCATCCTGATCTATCTGCAGACCGGCGCGAACGCGCTCTCGACGTATGAAGCGGTCGAGGCGACGATGCGGGATGCGCAGCGGTCGTTCCCGAAGGGGGTGGAATGGCTCATCCCGTACGACACGGTGCAGTTCATCCGCGCATCGATGGAGAGCGTGGTGCACACGCTGTTCGAAGCGGGCATTCTCGTGATCCTTGTCGTGTTCATTTTCCTGCAGAACTGGCGGGCGACGATCATCCCGCTCGTGGCCGTGCCGGTCGCGATCATCGGGACGTTTGCGGGGATGCTGGCGCTCGGGTTCACGATCAACTCGCTGACGCTGTTCGGGATGGTGCTGGCGATCGGAATCGTCGTCGACGATGCGATCGTGGTGGTGGAAAACGTCGAGCGCATCATGCACGACGAGCAACTTCCCGTGCGCGAGGCGACGATCAAGGCGATGGAGCAGGTGACGGGGCCGGTGGTCGCGATCGTGCTGGTGCTGAGCGCGGTGTTCTTGCCGGTCGCGTTTCTGGGCGGACTCACGGGCGAGCTCTACCGACAGTTTGCGGTGACGATCGCAGTATCGGTCGCGATTTCGGGTTTGGTGGCGCTGACGCTGAGCCCGGCGATGTGCCGCCTGCTGCTCAAGCCTGGGCACGGGAACAAGTTTGTTTTATTCCGGTGGTTCAACAAGGCTTTCGACGGATTGACGCACGCGTACTCGAGCACGGTGAAGCTGTCGATCCGGCTCGCGGTGGTGACGCTGCTGATCTTCGGCGGGTTGTTGTTCGTGACGTATCGGTTGTTCCAGACCGTGCCGGGCGGATTCATCCCGGATGAAGACCAGGGGTACATCATCGTCGCGATGATCCTGCCCGACGGGGCCTCGATCGATCGGACGGACAAGCTGGCGTCGGAGGTTGAGTCGTTTCTGAAGCAGGACCCGAACGTCGCGCACACGGTAATGCTGGGCGGGTTCGATTTTCTCGCGGGCGGGATCAACAGCACCAACACAGGGATTTTGTTCGCGCGATTGAAGCCGTGGGCTGAGCGCACGAGACCGGATCAATCGGCGAAAGCGCTGATCGGGAAGGTGTACGGGCACTTCGCGAGCAACCGCGAGGGAGTCGTGCTTCCGTTCAACCCCCCAGCTATTCAGGGCCTTGGCCAGCGCGCCGGATTTGAATTCCAGTTGCAGGCGCGGGGAGCGGGCGACGTGCGTGATTTGGCGGCGGTCGAGCAGCAGTTCATGGCGGCGGCGGCGAAGCGGCCGGAGATCACGGGCCTGAATGCGACGCTGCGCGTGAACACGCCCCAGCTCTTTGTCGACCTTGATCGCGACAAGGCGAAGATGCTCGGCCTTTCGCTCACGGACATTTTCAACTCACTGCAAGCCTATTTGGGCGCGCTGTACATCAACGATTTCGACAAGTTCGGGCGGATCTGGCGCGTGCAGCTCCAGGCCGAGCCGCAGTTCCGCAAGTCGCCGCAGTCGATCACAGAGATCTATGTGCGCAATGCGACGGGCGGGATCGTGCCGCTGTCGGAGGTAATCTCGCTGAAATTGCAATCGGGCCCGAACACGGTGGCGAGGTTCAACGGATTTCCTTCGGTGCAGATCACCGGTGCGCCGGGCGCAGGGTTCAGCACGGGCGACTCGATGCGGGCGATGCGCGAAGTTGCGGCGGAGGTTCTGCCGCCGGGGTACGGATATGAATGGTCGGGCGCGAGTTTCCAGGAGATCAAGGCCGGCAATCAGGCGCCGATCGTTGTGGGGTTCGGATTGATCGTGGTGTTCCTCGTGCTCGCGGCACAGTATGAGAAGTGGTCGCTGCCGTTCGCGGTGCTGCTCGCGGTTCCGATCGGCGTGTTCGGGGCACTGGTCGCGGTGTGGCTGCGGAACTTCCCGAATGATATTTATTTCCAGATCGGGCTCTTGACGCTGGTCGGGCTGGCGGCGAAGAACGCGATTCTGATCGTCGAGTTCTGCGCGATGGAGCGTGCGGCGGGCAAGCCGCTGATCGAGGCGGCGGTGAACGCGGCAAGGCTCCGATTCCGGCCGATCATCATGACGAGCCTCGCGTTTATTCTCGGTGTTGTGCCGCTGGCGATCGCGCGCGGGGCGGGTGCCGCGGGGAGGCAGTCGATCGGGACGGGCGTCCTGGGCGGGATGATCGCGGCGACTTTTTTGGCGATTTTCTTCGTGCCGGTGTTCTTTGTGATCATCCAGGCCGCAGCGGAAAAACTGTTCGAGAAGCACGGGAGAGCGAAAGGCGGGATCGCGCCCAGTTCGGCACCGAGTTCGGTTCCGAGTCCGACGTCGCACTAG
- a CDS encoding GAF domain-containing protein yields MAARKTKPGKECENSQTTMRREQVVLVAHPVRARRDEVMRVLSKQGYDCRAFGSAEAADDAIVEGLGSILLMADSIADQILSARSVETVVLLCETVDAKSARRAIELRCDDFADERLELNEFVAIVERAAAARGAASARERRLRGLCRKLNASRRELSKELTRLCAEMTESYAELAGTIDTVAMAGEFTGLIRQEIELESLMRTSLEFMLAKFGSTNAALFLPSSSGDWTLGAYVNYDRARDSAEMMLDHLADTVPGRMDEIGSTVLLEGEAQVKRALPGAAEWLGDCAVLASPAVHEGETLACIVLFRDRTSPFPEHARQSLQSLSKILASQFGRVIKVHHRHLPKEEWASPGDPFPTHSEELEDQDDCDLLG; encoded by the coding sequence ATGGCCGCACGCAAAACCAAGCCGGGTAAGGAATGCGAGAACAGCCAAACCACGATGAGGCGTGAGCAGGTCGTGCTCGTCGCTCACCCGGTGCGGGCGCGTCGCGACGAGGTCATGCGCGTCCTCTCGAAGCAGGGCTATGACTGCCGCGCGTTCGGATCGGCGGAGGCCGCCGACGATGCCATCGTCGAGGGCTTGGGCTCCATCCTTCTGATGGCGGATTCGATCGCGGACCAGATTCTTTCGGCGCGCTCCGTCGAGACAGTTGTGCTGCTTTGCGAAACCGTCGACGCGAAATCGGCGCGCCGCGCGATCGAACTTCGCTGCGACGACTTTGCCGATGAGCGACTGGAATTGAATGAGTTCGTCGCGATCGTGGAGAGGGCCGCGGCCGCGCGCGGCGCTGCCAGCGCGCGGGAGCGCCGGCTCCGCGGTCTCTGCCGAAAGCTGAACGCCTCGCGCCGCGAACTCTCGAAGGAACTGACGCGGCTGTGCGCCGAGATGACCGAGTCGTACGCCGAGCTCGCGGGCACAATCGATACGGTCGCCATGGCGGGAGAATTCACGGGCCTGATCCGCCAGGAGATCGAGCTCGAAAGCCTGATGCGCACCAGCCTCGAATTCATGCTCGCCAAGTTCGGCTCCACCAACGCGGCGCTCTTTCTCCCATCAAGCAGCGGCGACTGGACGCTCGGCGCCTACGTGAATTACGACCGGGCGCGCGACTCGGCGGAGATGATGCTGGATCACCTCGCCGACACGGTTCCGGGCCGGATGGATGAGATCGGTTCGACGGTGCTCCTCGAAGGCGAAGCGCAGGTCAAGCGGGCTCTGCCCGGCGCAGCGGAGTGGCTGGGCGACTGCGCCGTGCTCGCCTCTCCCGCGGTGCACGAAGGAGAGACCCTCGCGTGCATCGTTCTCTTCCGTGATCGGACGTCGCCTTTTCCCGAGCACGCTCGCCAGTCACTCCAATCGCTCTCGAAGATCCTCGCCAGCCAGTTCGGCCGGGTGATCAAGGTGCACCACCGGCACCTTCCCAAGGAGGAGTGGGCGAGTCCCGGGGATCCCTTCCCCACCCACAGCGAAGAGCTCGAAGATCAGGACGATTGCGATCTTCTCGGCTGA
- a CDS encoding DNRLRE domain-containing protein, translating into MLRACFSTAALAIVCGFSRGAPPDHIVIVIEENHGLSQVIGYPGAPYLNQLAANGALFTDFYGLTHPSQPNYIHFFAGASLGVIDNSVPAGTPFTTPNLGASIIASGRTFASFSEDLPYAGFDGATFGAYARKHNPCANWQSASPGPNQLPLAANQPFSAFPSDFSKLPSVSLVVPNLNNDMHDGTIEQGDAWLAQHVGPYAQWAMNHNSLLIITWDEDANTLRNQIPTILYGPMVKPGVYASTYTLHNLLRTVCDLSGAAPPLNAQLVSPLAGVFASDPNIQSISIRRGTSGALVSDTYLDAAVPSGSRATISPILIDSSPSITQGLVRFDDFVGRGIGRVPPGAQVLSAKLKLLTGPATNDPTVNGILLYRMHRTWNENSTWNSLGAGVQFDGVEAAPSAEFAVLPNVLDAWAVFDVTSSVRDMVANPASNQGWVLAPTGGDGWRFLSSEAAVVSDRPTLEVTFVQPVCDGDLNGDSFVDDSDFSLFVQSYDALVVPPASAFADFNRDDAVDDADFVSFVVAYETLLCD; encoded by the coding sequence ATGCTCCGCGCTTGCTTCTCAACCGCCGCCCTCGCCATCGTCTGCGGATTCTCGCGCGGCGCTCCGCCCGACCACATCGTCATCGTCATCGAGGAGAATCACGGTCTCTCTCAGGTCATCGGCTATCCCGGCGCGCCATACCTGAACCAGCTCGCCGCGAACGGCGCACTCTTCACCGATTTCTACGGTCTCACTCATCCGAGCCAGCCCAACTACATCCACTTCTTCGCCGGCGCTTCCCTGGGCGTGATCGACAACAGCGTCCCGGCGGGCACGCCGTTCACCACTCCGAATCTCGGCGCGAGCATCATCGCTTCCGGTCGCACATTCGCCTCCTTCAGCGAGGATCTCCCGTACGCCGGCTTCGACGGCGCCACCTTTGGTGCCTACGCACGCAAGCACAACCCCTGCGCGAACTGGCAATCCGCCTCACCAGGCCCGAATCAGCTCCCCCTCGCGGCAAACCAGCCCTTCTCCGCATTTCCGTCCGATTTCTCGAAGCTCCCGTCTGTTTCCCTCGTCGTTCCCAATCTCAACAACGACATGCACGACGGCACGATCGAACAGGGTGATGCCTGGCTCGCGCAGCACGTCGGCCCGTACGCGCAGTGGGCGATGAATCACAACAGCCTGCTCATCATCACCTGGGACGAAGACGCCAACACGCTCCGCAACCAGATCCCGACGATTCTCTACGGCCCGATGGTGAAGCCCGGCGTCTACGCCTCAACCTACACGCTCCACAATCTTCTCCGCACCGTCTGCGATCTCTCCGGCGCCGCACCTCCTCTGAACGCGCAGCTCGTTTCGCCCCTGGCCGGCGTTTTCGCTTCCGATCCCAACATCCAAAGCATCAGCATCCGCCGCGGCACAAGCGGCGCGCTCGTGAGCGACACTTATCTCGACGCGGCCGTTCCTTCCGGCTCGCGCGCCACGATTTCTCCCATTCTCATCGATAGCTCGCCCTCGATCACGCAAGGCCTTGTCCGTTTCGACGACTTCGTCGGCCGCGGCATCGGCCGGGTGCCGCCCGGTGCGCAGGTCCTCTCCGCCAAACTCAAGCTTCTCACCGGCCCCGCGACAAACGATCCGACCGTCAACGGCATCCTGCTCTACCGCATGCATCGAACGTGGAACGAGAACTCCACCTGGAATTCACTCGGCGCGGGCGTGCAATTCGATGGAGTCGAGGCGGCGCCGAGCGCCGAATTCGCCGTTCTCCCCAACGTGCTCGATGCCTGGGCGGTCTTCGATGTGACCTCTTCCGTGCGCGACATGGTTGCGAACCCCGCTTCCAATCAGGGCTGGGTTCTAGCGCCCACCGGCGGCGACGGCTGGCGTTTCCTCTCGAGCGAAGCCGCCGTCGTCTCCGATCGCCCGACACTGGAAGTCACGTTCGTTCAGCCCGTCTGCGACGGCGATCTCAACGGCGACAGCTTTGTCGACGATTCCGACTTTTCGCTCTTCGTGCAGTCATACGACGCGCTCGTCGTGCCGCCCGCCTCGGCCTTTGCGGATTTCAATCGCGACGACGCGGTGGACGATGCCGACTTTGTCTCGTTCGTCGTGGCGTACGAGACGCTGCTCTGCGACTAG
- the ychF gene encoding redox-regulated ATPase YchF: protein MEAGIVGLPNVGKSTLFNALTKAGALAANYPFATIEPNVGVVPIPDPRLEIIRTHIESQKIVPAMLRLVDIAGIVKGASEGAGLGNKFLSHIREVDAILQVVRCFTKAPGGEDITHVDGSVDPIRDIETINTELVLADLEVVAGALGKAERAAKSGEKESVVRFEVLKKLQPVLDAGKPARTVHFDDADHQKSLKSLNLITSKKVLFVMNVDEDDVNGENELCMKVREHAKKEGAEWVPICAKIESELAELSDADRIEMLQSMGMAEPALNRLARATYKLLGLQSFYTAGPKEIRAWTVAIGATAPQAAGVIHTDFERGFIRAEIYSVADLEKFKNEKAIKEAGKMRVEGKDYTMHDADVCHFLFNV, encoded by the coding sequence ATGGAAGCAGGAATCGTCGGTCTCCCCAACGTCGGCAAAAGCACGCTCTTTAACGCCCTCACCAAGGCGGGCGCGCTCGCCGCCAACTACCCCTTCGCCACCATCGAGCCCAACGTCGGCGTCGTCCCCATCCCCGATCCCCGCCTCGAGATCATCCGCACCCACATCGAATCCCAGAAGATCGTCCCCGCGATGCTCCGCCTCGTCGATATCGCGGGCATCGTGAAGGGCGCGAGCGAAGGCGCCGGCCTCGGCAACAAGTTCCTCAGCCACATCCGCGAGGTCGATGCGATCCTCCAGGTCGTCCGCTGTTTCACCAAAGCACCCGGCGGCGAAGACATCACACACGTCGACGGCTCCGTCGATCCCATCCGCGATATCGAGACGATCAACACCGAACTCGTCCTCGCCGATCTCGAGGTCGTCGCCGGCGCTCTCGGCAAAGCCGAACGTGCCGCCAAGAGCGGCGAAAAAGAGTCCGTTGTCCGCTTCGAAGTCCTCAAAAAGCTCCAGCCCGTCCTCGACGCCGGCAAGCCCGCCCGCACCGTCCACTTCGACGACGCCGATCATCAGAAATCGCTCAAGAGTCTCAACCTGATCACCTCGAAAAAAGTTCTCTTCGTCATGAACGTGGACGAGGACGATGTGAACGGCGAGAACGAGCTCTGCATGAAGGTCCGCGAGCACGCGAAGAAGGAGGGCGCCGAGTGGGTCCCCATCTGCGCCAAGATCGAGAGCGAACTCGCCGAACTCTCCGATGCCGACCGCATCGAGATGCTCCAGTCGATGGGCATGGCCGAGCCCGCCCTCAACCGTCTCGCCCGCGCGACCTACAAACTCCTGGGCCTCCAGTCCTTCTACACCGCCGGCCCCAAGGAAATCCGCGCCTGGACCGTCGCCATCGGCGCCACCGCGCCGCAGGCCGCGGGCGTCATCCACACCGACTTCGAACGTGGCTTCATCCGCGCCGAGATCTACTCCGTCGCCGATCTCGAGAAGTTCAAGAACGAAAAAGCCATCAAAGAAGCCGGCAAGATGCGCGTCGAAGGCAAGGACTACACCATGCACGACGCCGACGTCTGCCACTTCCTCTTCAACGTCTGA
- the tmk gene encoding dTMP kinase, whose amino-acid sequence MPQPTNSGAEINESWPIALAGKFLVFEGPDGSGKSTQMKRLTDACQSRGIQVTTVREPGGTSVGEQIRSVLLDPSSTMTLRCEMLLYMASRAQLVEETVKPALAAGHLVIADRFLTSTFAYQGAGGGLLPEDIRAVGKVATLGLSPDLVLIYYVDVETATARTRGVPVNAGKKKAAQAEALRGVTLFDDRIEQRSDDFRRRVHESYLAQAKADPAHHALIDAKANADQVWEATVRELGSRFRTA is encoded by the coding sequence ATGCCGCAACCGACCAATTCCGGCGCAGAAATCAACGAATCGTGGCCGATCGCGCTCGCCGGAAAATTCCTCGTCTTCGAAGGGCCCGACGGCTCGGGCAAGAGCACCCAGATGAAGCGATTGACCGACGCCTGTCAGTCGCGCGGCATCCAGGTGACCACCGTCCGCGAGCCCGGCGGCACTTCGGTCGGTGAACAGATCCGAAGTGTTCTGCTCGATCCATCATCCACCATGACTCTCCGCTGCGAGATGCTGCTGTATATGGCGAGCCGAGCGCAGCTTGTCGAAGAAACGGTGAAGCCCGCCCTCGCCGCCGGCCATCTTGTCATCGCCGATCGCTTCCTGACTTCAACTTTCGCGTATCAGGGCGCCGGGGGAGGCTTGCTGCCGGAGGACATCCGCGCTGTCGGCAAAGTCGCAACGCTCGGTCTGTCGCCCGATCTTGTGCTGATCTACTACGTCGATGTCGAAACCGCAACCGCGCGCACGCGCGGCGTGCCTGTCAACGCCGGCAAGAAAAAAGCGGCGCAGGCCGAGGCCTTGCGGGGCGTGACGCTTTTCGATGACCGAATCGAGCAGCGCTCCGACGATTTCCGGCGCCGCGTGCACGAGAGTTACCTTGCTCAGGCCAAGGCCGATCCGGCGCACCACGCGCTCATCGACGCCAAGGCAAACGCGGATCAGGTCTGGGAAGCGACGGTTCGCGAACTCGGTTCGCGATTTCGCACCGCCTGA
- a CDS encoding ArsR family transcriptional regulator: MGSAWGISRTMAEVHALLYITGEPLCTDDIMERLQISRGNASMSMRALLDWGIVERVHRRGDRKEYFKAEGEVWAMFRAIVRERMKREVDPLRAQLYEIRDQTGERAGRDPSADLLAHNKRLDELLRFFQTLEGVSNSFVSPAGKGLQAAAKILGYIGGASGATNPAPSRDQSDTKEAG; this comes from the coding sequence ATGGGAAGTGCCTGGGGCATCAGCCGCACCATGGCGGAAGTGCATGCTCTGCTGTACATCACGGGCGAGCCGCTCTGCACCGATGACATCATGGAGCGCCTGCAGATTTCTCGGGGCAACGCCAGCATGTCCATGCGCGCTCTGCTCGATTGGGGCATCGTCGAGCGCGTGCATCGCCGGGGAGACCGAAAAGAATACTTCAAAGCAGAGGGCGAAGTGTGGGCAATGTTCCGCGCGATCGTCCGAGAGCGCATGAAGCGCGAAGTCGATCCGCTCCGTGCCCAGCTCTATGAGATCCGCGATCAGACCGGCGAGCGTGCCGGACGCGATCCGAGCGCCGACCTGCTCGCGCACAACAAGCGATTGGATGAACTTCTCCGTTTCTTCCAGACGCTCGAAGGTGTCTCGAACTCCTTCGTCAGCCCCGCCGGCAAGGGGCTTCAGGCCGCGGCAAAAATACTCGGCTACATCGGCGGCGCGAGCGGAGCGACGAATCCCGCGCCCAGCCGGGATCAATCCGATACGAAGGAAGCGGGTTGA